The following coding sequences lie in one Mucilaginibacter sp. KACC 22773 genomic window:
- a CDS encoding NAD(P)/FAD-dependent oxidoreductase: protein MAKVLIIGGGIVGLSSAYYLQKAGHQVTVLDKGDLTDSCSFGNAGMIVPSHFIPLATPGMVSQGIKWMFNSKSPFYVKPSFNPQLISWGLKFLQKANAGHVERSATPLTELSLLSKKLYEDLSKESEFDFDLVEKGILMFYKTEKAGEEEAHLAEKGRELGLDMAVLSPTDCIRLQPNLELDVLGAVHYRCDAHLSPNKLMAALVKYLKSAGVNLITNKEVTKIETVAGKLTRVLSHNEEFTADEYIVAGGSWSPAIGKLLGVKILLMPGKGYSFNVKEEVPSMQIPALLAEARVAITPMNGGLRYGGTMELDKINSRINMNRVKGIVESVPKYFPGLKPAVPAEKDIWFGFRPSSADGLPYIGRSNKFSNLVIATGHGMMGLSLGAATGLLVQEVISGTKTSINIEAFAPDRS, encoded by the coding sequence ATGGCAAAAGTGCTGATCATAGGTGGTGGAATTGTAGGTTTAAGTTCTGCATATTATTTACAAAAGGCCGGGCACCAGGTTACCGTGCTGGATAAAGGCGACCTGACTGATAGCTGTTCGTTCGGTAACGCGGGTATGATAGTACCCAGTCACTTTATTCCGTTGGCAACTCCGGGTATGGTTTCGCAGGGCATTAAATGGATGTTTAACAGCAAGAGCCCGTTTTATGTAAAACCATCGTTTAACCCGCAACTTATCTCCTGGGGATTAAAATTCCTTCAAAAAGCAAATGCCGGGCACGTAGAGCGGTCTGCAACACCTTTAACCGAGCTTTCTTTACTGAGCAAAAAGCTTTATGAAGATCTGAGTAAAGAATCGGAATTTGACTTCGACCTTGTTGAAAAAGGCATCCTGATGTTTTACAAAACCGAAAAGGCCGGGGAAGAAGAAGCTCACCTGGCCGAAAAGGGTCGTGAACTGGGTTTGGATATGGCAGTGCTTAGCCCGACCGATTGTATCAGGCTGCAGCCTAACCTGGAGCTTGATGTATTAGGGGCGGTGCATTACCGTTGCGACGCACACCTATCGCCAAATAAGCTGATGGCGGCGCTGGTAAAATACCTCAAGAGCGCGGGGGTAAATTTAATTACAAATAAAGAGGTTACTAAAATTGAAACCGTTGCAGGTAAATTAACCAGGGTTTTATCACACAATGAAGAATTTACAGCCGATGAATATATTGTTGCGGGTGGCTCCTGGTCGCCGGCGATAGGTAAATTACTGGGCGTTAAAATATTACTAATGCCGGGTAAAGGCTATTCTTTTAATGTGAAAGAAGAAGTTCCATCCATGCAGATTCCTGCATTGCTGGCAGAAGCACGTGTAGCTATCACCCCGATGAATGGCGGCCTGCGCTATGGCGGTACCATGGAGTTGGATAAAATTAACAGCCGTATCAACATGAACCGGGTAAAAGGCATTGTTGAATCGGTGCCTAAGTATTTTCCAGGCTTGAAACCGGCCGTGCCTGCCGAAAAAGATATCTGGTTTGGTTTCCGGCCATCATCTGCTGATGGCTTACCCTATATCGGCAGGAGCAACAAATTCAGCAACCTTGTTATAGCAACCGGGCACGGTATGATGGGCCTGAGTTTAGGAGCCGCTACAGGGTTATTAGTACAGGAAGTGATTTCGGGCACAAAAACCAGCATTAATATTGAAGCTTTTGCACCGGATAGGAGTTAG